From a single Entelurus aequoreus isolate RoL-2023_Sb linkage group LG12, RoL_Eaeq_v1.1, whole genome shotgun sequence genomic region:
- the LOC133661835 gene encoding high affinity immunoglobulin epsilon receptor subunit gamma-like, with translation MALRCSSLLLAVISLWVTLGRAEAFGECELCYVLDGILFLYGIILTALYCRLKISSAKKFAVKKKQTAKEEVYTGLTPHAEDTYTTIGIKQ, from the exons ATGGCTTTGAGGTGCAGCAGCCTGCTATTGGCGGTCATTTCTCTGTGGGTGACTTTGGGTCGAGCCG AGGCTTTTGGGGAATGTGAGCTCTGCTACGTGCTGGATGGTATTCTGTTTTTGTACGGCATCATCCTGACCGCCCTCTACTGCAGACTTAAG ATCAGCAGTGCTAAGAAGTTTGCAGTTAAAAAGAAGCAG ACTGCGAAAGAAGAGGTATACACG GGTTTGACACCTCATGCCGAGGACACATACACCACAATTGGCATAAAGCAGTGA
- the ndufs2 gene encoding NADH dehydrogenase [ubiquinone] iron-sulfur protein 2, mitochondrial, with the protein MAATMLRSLTKLGRPSTKVLINSNVGNPGCAVLQTRNKQWQPDVEWTEQFAGAVMYPTAINKNWKPPPWNDKDPVAKKDVSNLVLNFGPQHPAAHGVLRLVMELSGESVKKCDPHIGLLHRGTEKLIEYKTYLQALPYFDRLDYVSMMCNEEAYSLAVERLLNIQAPLRAQWIRVLYGELTRILNHIMAITTHALDIGAITPFFWMFEEREKMFEFYERVSGARMHAAYIRPGGVHQDLPLGLMDDIYVWCKNFSIRIDEVEEMLTNNRIWKNRTVDIGVVTAEEALNYGFSGVMLRGSGIKWDLRKSQPYDKYDEVEFDVPIGSKGDCYDRYLCRVEEMRQSLRIMLQALNKMPEGEIKVDDAKVAPPKRSEMKMSMESLIHHFKLYTEGYQVPPGATYTAVEAPKGEFGVYLVSDGSSRPYRCKIKAPGFAHLAGLDKMAKGHMLADVVAIIGTQDIVFGEVDR; encoded by the exons ATGGCGGCCACAATGTTGAGGTCGCTTACCAAACTAGGACGTCCTTCAACAAAAGTACTGATAAATAGTAATGTTGGAAATCCTGGTTGCGCTGTGCTTCAAACCCG GAATAAACAATGGCAACCAGATGTGGAGTGGACTGAGCAGTTTGCTGGCGCAGTGATGTACCCCACTGCTATTAATAAGAATTGGAAACCACCTCCATGGAATG ACAAAGATCCTGTGGCAAAGAAGGATGTGTCTAACCTTGTCCTCAACTTTGGGCCGCAGCATCCTGCCGCTCACGGCGTGCTCCGCCTGGTGATGGAGCTCAGTGGCGAGTCGGTCAAAAAATGCGACCCCCACATTGGCCTGCTTCATCGCGGCACGGAGAAACTAATCGAGTACAAGACTTACCTGCAG GCTCTGCCCTACTTTGACCGTCTCGACTATGTTTCCATGATGTGTAACGAGGAGGCCTACTCCCTGGCTGTGGAAAGGCTTCTCAACATCCAAGCACCGCTCCGTGCTCAGTGGATCAGAG TTCTGTATGGAGAGCTGACCCGCATCCTGAATCACATCATGGCTATCACCACTCACGCACTCGACATTGGAGCCATTACCCCCTTCTTTTGGATGTTCGAGGAGAGAGAGAAG ATGTTTGAGTTCTACGAGAGAGTGTCTGGAGCCAGAATGCACGCCGCCTACATCCGACCTGGTGGTGTTCATCAG GATCTTCCTCTGGGCCTGATGGACGATATCTACGTGTGGTGCAAGAACTTTTCTATTCGCATTGACGAGGTGGAAGAG ATGTTGACCAACAACCGCATCTGGAAAAATCGCACTGTGGACATTGGTGTGGTGACCGCAGAGGAGGCGCTCAACTATGGCTTCAG CGGGGTGATGCTGAGAGGTTCCGGCATCAAGTGGGACCTGCGCAAGTCTCAGCCGTACGACAAGTACGATGAGGTGGAGTTTGACGTCCCGATTGGCAGCAAAGGCGACTGCTATGACAG GTATCTCTGCAGGGTGGAGGAGATGAGGCAGTCCCTGAGGATCATGCTCCAGGCCCTCAACAAAATGCCAGAAGGCGAGATCAAGGTGGACGACGCCAAGGTGGCTCCACCCAAAAGATCAGAAATGAAG ATGTCCATGGAGTCTCTGATCCACCACTTTAAGCTGTACACTGAGGGCTACCAGGTTCCCCCAGGGGCCACCTACACCGCTGTGGAAGCCCCCAAG ggtGAGTTCGGTGTTTACTTGGTGTCAGACGGCTCCAGCAGACCCTACCGCTGCAAGATCAAAGCTCCCGGATTCGCCCACCTG GCCGGTTTGGACAAAATGGCTAAAGGACACATGTTAGCAGACGTGGTAGCTATTATCG GCACACAGGATATTGTGTTCGGCGAGGTCGACCGCTAA